One Brienomyrus brachyistius isolate T26 chromosome 24, BBRACH_0.4, whole genome shotgun sequence DNA segment encodes these proteins:
- the cwc15 gene encoding protein CWC15 homolog has protein sequence MTTAARPTFEPARGGRGKGEGDLSALSKQYSSRDLPGHTKIKYRQPTQDAPEEIRGRDFRRELEERERAVVREKTRERGPREHTTSSSSSSKRPRLDQIPAANLDADDPLTDDDEEDISDEDSDDDDTAALLAELEKIKKERAEEQERKEREQKAEEERIRMENILSGNPLLNLASQQPSQTQSTFSVKRRWDDDVVFKNCAKGVDDSKREKRFVNDTLRSEFHKKFMEKYVK, from the exons ATGACGACAGCTGCCAGACCGACCTTCGAGCCGGCCAGAGGCGGccgggggaagggggagggcgATCTGAGCGCCCTCTCCAAGCAGTACTCCAGCCGGGACCTCCCGGGGCACACAAAGATCAAATACCG ACAGCCCACCCAGGATGCCCCAGAGGAAATCCGTGGGAGGGATTTTCGCCGGGAGTTGGAGGAGAGGGAGCGTGCAGTTGTCCGTGAGAAGACCAGGGAGCGGGGGCCCCGTG AGCACACAACATCATCCTCCTCTTCATCAAAGAGGCCTCGCTTGGACCAGATTCCAGCAGCAAACCTGGATGCAGATGAccctctgactgat GATGACGAGGAAGACATTTCAGATGAGGACAGTGATGATGACGACACTGCCGCTCTGCTGGCAGAACTTGAAAAAATCAAGAAGGAACGTGCAGAGGAGCAGGAACGCAAG GAACGTGAGCAGAAGGCTGAGGAAGAGCGCATTCGCATGGAGAACATCCTGAGTGGGAACCCTCTGCTCAACCTGGCTAGCCAGCAACCGAGCCAAACACAGAGCACATTCAGCGTCAAGAGGAG GTGGGATGATGACGTAGTCTTCAAGAACTGTGCCAAGGGTGTGGATGACTCGAAGAGGGAGAAGCGTTTCGTTAATGATACCCTGCGGTCTGAATTCCACAAGAAATTTATGGAAAAATACGTGAAATGA